The following are encoded together in the Bos javanicus breed banteng chromosome 4, ARS-OSU_banteng_1.0, whole genome shotgun sequence genome:
- the NOM1 gene encoding nucleolar MIF4G domain-containing protein 1 isoform X1, giving the protein MAASTGATVPARGGFRGRMGRGKREGGRGQRRGPGGGGEGALRRLKLAVEEFVRGTAEGGTPGGREGPRVAGRARPGGRKSRRELRREKRHLRKARRLQRAAGPAQDPRPGGEASDPRVGAAREEADRPSAGLRRPPAPPKAAPARTQAQGPPGRTKAPAAAAAARKRALLAANEEEDREIRKLERRLGLNKRRKKGDGSSSVPLSFARDGLDYVLEALGSGESSGLCESGSEAEEGAGPTPPGSELDTDAEDGWEEQDLERSSGQAAEDAWSEERDQDDAEEEARGALGTAKEEGGRKRVRFAEDEERSETPSEAVRTDDQQSLGENGGKYVPPHVRRVEETEDAQKKEELERLKKQVKGLINRLSEPNLASISSQLEELYMGHSRKDMNATLTTVVLSACAPDTVMPARLLMEHVLLVSVLHRTIGLEVGAHFLEAVVRRFDDAYKSGRDGKECDNLFAVIAHLYNFHVVQSLLIFDVLRKLVESFTEKDIELILLMLKTVGFSLRKDDALSLKELITETQAKASGAGGRFRDQTRVRFMLETLLALKNNDVRKIPGYDPEPVERLRKLQRGLVRGAGAGTDPELRVSWDSVLNAERTGRWWIVGSAWSGAPMVDSGPQKAPQKPLAGTVSSKILELARKQRMNTDVRRNIFCTVMTSEDFLDAFEKLLKLGLKDQQEREIVHVLVDCCLQEKTYNPFYAFLAGKFCAYERRFQMTFQFSIWDKFRDLENLPATSFANLVHLVAHLLKTKSLPLSLLKVVEFSELDKPRVHFLRKVLHILLMETEVEDLGLIFARVSDKPALGLLREGLKLFISHFLLRGAPEAGALRERAELCTQALQGRGSLRM; this is encoded by the exons ATGGCGGCGTCCACCGGCGCTACGGTGCCGGCGCGGGGCGGCTTCCGGGGGCGCATGGGCCGCGGGAAGCGCGAAGGCGGGCGCGGGCAGCGCCGCGGGccggggggcggtggggagggggcccTGAGGCGGCTGAAGCTAGCCGTGGAGGAGTTCGTGCGGGGGACCGCGGAGGGCGGGACCCCCGGCGGCCGCGAGGGGCCCCGCGTTGCGGGCCGCGCGCGCCCGGGCGGGAGGAAAAGCCGCCGGGAACTGAGAAGGGAGAAGCGGCATCTGAGGAAGGCGCGCCGGCTCCAGAGGGCGGCAGGCCCCGCGCAGGACCCCCGCCCGGGCGGGGAAGCCAGCGACCCCCGGGTGGGGGCAGCGCGGGAGGAGGCCGACCGGCCGTCAGCGGGGCTGCGGCGCCCTCCGGCTCCGCCCAAGGCCGCCCCGGCCCGGACCCAGGCCCAGGGCCCGCCCGGCAGGACCAaggcccccgccgccgccgccgccgcccggaaGCGGGCGCTTCTGGCGGCCAACGAGGAGGAGGACCGCGAGATCCGAAAGCTGGAGCGGCGCCTCGGCTTGAACAAGCGCAGGAAGAAGGGCGACGGCAGCAGCTCCGTGCCTCTCAGCTTTGCCCGCGACGGGCTTGACTATGTCCTGGAGGCCCTGGGCTCTGGGGAAAGTAGTGGCTTGTGTGAAAGCGGCAGCGAGGCGGAGGAGGGCGCGGGCCCCACACCCCCCGGGAGTGAACTGGACACCGACGCTGAGGACGGATGGGAGGAGCAGGACCTGGAGCGGAGCAGCGGGCAGGCGGCAGAGGATGCGTGGAGCGAGGAGAGGGACCAGGACGATGCCGAAGAGGAGGCGCGCGGAGCCCTGGGCACAGCCAAGgaggaagggggcagaaagagggtCCGTTTTGCAGAAGATGAAGAGAGGAGTGAAACCCCCTCGGAGGCTGTGCGTACAGACGATCAG CAGAGTCTTGGTGAAAATGGTGGAAAGTACGTCCCACCTCATGTGAGGCgagtggaggagacagaggacGCCCAGAAAAAGGAAGAACTGGAAAGGCTCAAGAAACAGGTCAAAGGTCTGATCAACAG GCTGAGCGAGCCGAACCTGGCCTCCATCAGCAGCCAGCTGGAGGAGCTGTACATGGGCCATAGCCGGAAGGACATGAACGCCACGCTGACCACCGTCGTGCTGAGCGCCTGCGCCCCGGACACGGTCATGCCCGCCCGGCTGCTCATGGAGCATGTCCTCCTGGTCAGCGTCCTGCACCGTACCATCGGCCTCGAG GTGGGCGCCCACTTCCTGGAGGCGGTGGTGAGGAGGTTTGATGACGCGTATAAAAGCGGGCGAGATGGGAAGGAGTGCGACAACCTGTTCGCCGTCATCGCCCATCTGTACAACTTCCACGTGGTGCAGTCTCTCCTCATCTTCGACGTGTTGAGGAAACTTGTTGAAAGTTTCACGGAAAAAGATATCGAGCTGATCCTGTTAATGCTGAAGACCGTGGGCTTTTCACTAAGGAAGGACGATGCTCTGTCCCTGAAGGAGCTGATCACGGAGACTCAGGCCAAAGCCAGCGGAGCAGGCGGCAGGTTCCGGGACCAGACCAGG GTCCGCTTCATGCTGGAGACGCTGCTGGCCCTGAAGAACAACGACGTGCGGAAGATCCCAGGCTACGACCCCGAGCCCGTGGAGAGGCTGCGGAAGCTGCAGAGAGGCCTG GTGCGCGGTGCCGGCGCAGGGACAGACCCCGAGCTCCGAGTGTCCTGGGACAGCGTCCTGAACGCCGAACGCACTGGGCGCTGGTGGATCGTGGGGTCCGCCTGGAGCGGCGCCCCGATGGTGGACAGCGGTCCGCAGAAGGCCCCGCAGAAGCCTCTCGCGGGAACG GTTAGCTCGAAGATCCTGGAGCTTGCCCGCAAGCAGAGAATGAACACCGACGTTAGGAGAAACATATTCTGCACGGTGATGACGAGCGAAGACTTTCTGGATGCGTTCGAGAAGCTCCTGAA GCTGGGGCTTAAGGATCAGCAGGAGAGAGAGATCGTTCACGTGCTGGTGGACTGCTGCCTGCAGGAGAAGACCTACAACCCTTTCTACGCCTTCCTGGCCGGCAAGTTCTGTGCCTACGAGAGGAGGTTCCAG ATGACGTTCCAGTTCAGCATATGGGACAAATTTCGGGACCTAGAAAATTTGCCAGCCACTAGTTTTGCTAATTTGGTTCATCTGGTGGCCCACTTGTTGAAGACCAAGTCACTGCCACTTTCCCTCTTAAAG GTTGTGGAATTCAGTGAACTGGACAAACCCAGAGTCCACTTCTTACGGAAAGTGTTACATATACTGCTGATGGAGACAGAAGTTGAAGATCTTGGTTTGATTTTTGCAAG GGTGTCGGACAAGCCGGCGCTGGGCCTGCTGCGTGAGGGCCTGAAGCTCTTCATCAGCCACTTCCTGCTGAGAGGCGCCCCGGAGGCTGGCGCCCTGCGGGAGCGCGCCGAGCTGTGCACCCAGGCCCTGCAGGGGCGGGGGTCCCTCAGGATGTAG
- the NOM1 gene encoding nucleolar MIF4G domain-containing protein 1 isoform X2 produces the protein MAASTGATVPARGGFRGRMGRGKREGGRGQRRGPGGGGEGALRRLKLAVEEFVRGTAEGGTPGGREGPRVAGRARPGGRKSRRELRREKRHLRKARRLQRAAGPAQDPRPGGEASDPRVGAAREEADRPSAGLRRPPAPPKAAPARTQAQGPPGRTKAPAAAAAARKRALLAANEEEDREIRKLERRLGLNKRRKKGDGSSSVPLSFARDGLDYVLEALGSGESSGLCESGSEAEEGAGPTPPGSELDTDAEDGWEEQDLERSSGQAAEDAWSEERDQDDAEEEARGALGTAKEEGGRKRVRFAEDEERSETPSEAVRTDDQSLGENGGKYVPPHVRRVEETEDAQKKEELERLKKQVKGLINRLSEPNLASISSQLEELYMGHSRKDMNATLTTVVLSACAPDTVMPARLLMEHVLLVSVLHRTIGLEVGAHFLEAVVRRFDDAYKSGRDGKECDNLFAVIAHLYNFHVVQSLLIFDVLRKLVESFTEKDIELILLMLKTVGFSLRKDDALSLKELITETQAKASGAGGRFRDQTRVRFMLETLLALKNNDVRKIPGYDPEPVERLRKLQRGLVRGAGAGTDPELRVSWDSVLNAERTGRWWIVGSAWSGAPMVDSGPQKAPQKPLAGTVSSKILELARKQRMNTDVRRNIFCTVMTSEDFLDAFEKLLKLGLKDQQEREIVHVLVDCCLQEKTYNPFYAFLAGKFCAYERRFQMTFQFSIWDKFRDLENLPATSFANLVHLVAHLLKTKSLPLSLLKVVEFSELDKPRVHFLRKVLHILLMETEVEDLGLIFARVSDKPALGLLREGLKLFISHFLLRGAPEAGALRERAELCTQALQGRGSLRM, from the exons ATGGCGGCGTCCACCGGCGCTACGGTGCCGGCGCGGGGCGGCTTCCGGGGGCGCATGGGCCGCGGGAAGCGCGAAGGCGGGCGCGGGCAGCGCCGCGGGccggggggcggtggggagggggcccTGAGGCGGCTGAAGCTAGCCGTGGAGGAGTTCGTGCGGGGGACCGCGGAGGGCGGGACCCCCGGCGGCCGCGAGGGGCCCCGCGTTGCGGGCCGCGCGCGCCCGGGCGGGAGGAAAAGCCGCCGGGAACTGAGAAGGGAGAAGCGGCATCTGAGGAAGGCGCGCCGGCTCCAGAGGGCGGCAGGCCCCGCGCAGGACCCCCGCCCGGGCGGGGAAGCCAGCGACCCCCGGGTGGGGGCAGCGCGGGAGGAGGCCGACCGGCCGTCAGCGGGGCTGCGGCGCCCTCCGGCTCCGCCCAAGGCCGCCCCGGCCCGGACCCAGGCCCAGGGCCCGCCCGGCAGGACCAaggcccccgccgccgccgccgccgcccggaaGCGGGCGCTTCTGGCGGCCAACGAGGAGGAGGACCGCGAGATCCGAAAGCTGGAGCGGCGCCTCGGCTTGAACAAGCGCAGGAAGAAGGGCGACGGCAGCAGCTCCGTGCCTCTCAGCTTTGCCCGCGACGGGCTTGACTATGTCCTGGAGGCCCTGGGCTCTGGGGAAAGTAGTGGCTTGTGTGAAAGCGGCAGCGAGGCGGAGGAGGGCGCGGGCCCCACACCCCCCGGGAGTGAACTGGACACCGACGCTGAGGACGGATGGGAGGAGCAGGACCTGGAGCGGAGCAGCGGGCAGGCGGCAGAGGATGCGTGGAGCGAGGAGAGGGACCAGGACGATGCCGAAGAGGAGGCGCGCGGAGCCCTGGGCACAGCCAAGgaggaagggggcagaaagagggtCCGTTTTGCAGAAGATGAAGAGAGGAGTGAAACCCCCTCGGAGGCTGTGCGTACAGACGATCAG AGTCTTGGTGAAAATGGTGGAAAGTACGTCCCACCTCATGTGAGGCgagtggaggagacagaggacGCCCAGAAAAAGGAAGAACTGGAAAGGCTCAAGAAACAGGTCAAAGGTCTGATCAACAG GCTGAGCGAGCCGAACCTGGCCTCCATCAGCAGCCAGCTGGAGGAGCTGTACATGGGCCATAGCCGGAAGGACATGAACGCCACGCTGACCACCGTCGTGCTGAGCGCCTGCGCCCCGGACACGGTCATGCCCGCCCGGCTGCTCATGGAGCATGTCCTCCTGGTCAGCGTCCTGCACCGTACCATCGGCCTCGAG GTGGGCGCCCACTTCCTGGAGGCGGTGGTGAGGAGGTTTGATGACGCGTATAAAAGCGGGCGAGATGGGAAGGAGTGCGACAACCTGTTCGCCGTCATCGCCCATCTGTACAACTTCCACGTGGTGCAGTCTCTCCTCATCTTCGACGTGTTGAGGAAACTTGTTGAAAGTTTCACGGAAAAAGATATCGAGCTGATCCTGTTAATGCTGAAGACCGTGGGCTTTTCACTAAGGAAGGACGATGCTCTGTCCCTGAAGGAGCTGATCACGGAGACTCAGGCCAAAGCCAGCGGAGCAGGCGGCAGGTTCCGGGACCAGACCAGG GTCCGCTTCATGCTGGAGACGCTGCTGGCCCTGAAGAACAACGACGTGCGGAAGATCCCAGGCTACGACCCCGAGCCCGTGGAGAGGCTGCGGAAGCTGCAGAGAGGCCTG GTGCGCGGTGCCGGCGCAGGGACAGACCCCGAGCTCCGAGTGTCCTGGGACAGCGTCCTGAACGCCGAACGCACTGGGCGCTGGTGGATCGTGGGGTCCGCCTGGAGCGGCGCCCCGATGGTGGACAGCGGTCCGCAGAAGGCCCCGCAGAAGCCTCTCGCGGGAACG GTTAGCTCGAAGATCCTGGAGCTTGCCCGCAAGCAGAGAATGAACACCGACGTTAGGAGAAACATATTCTGCACGGTGATGACGAGCGAAGACTTTCTGGATGCGTTCGAGAAGCTCCTGAA GCTGGGGCTTAAGGATCAGCAGGAGAGAGAGATCGTTCACGTGCTGGTGGACTGCTGCCTGCAGGAGAAGACCTACAACCCTTTCTACGCCTTCCTGGCCGGCAAGTTCTGTGCCTACGAGAGGAGGTTCCAG ATGACGTTCCAGTTCAGCATATGGGACAAATTTCGGGACCTAGAAAATTTGCCAGCCACTAGTTTTGCTAATTTGGTTCATCTGGTGGCCCACTTGTTGAAGACCAAGTCACTGCCACTTTCCCTCTTAAAG GTTGTGGAATTCAGTGAACTGGACAAACCCAGAGTCCACTTCTTACGGAAAGTGTTACATATACTGCTGATGGAGACAGAAGTTGAAGATCTTGGTTTGATTTTTGCAAG GGTGTCGGACAAGCCGGCGCTGGGCCTGCTGCGTGAGGGCCTGAAGCTCTTCATCAGCCACTTCCTGCTGAGAGGCGCCCCGGAGGCTGGCGCCCTGCGGGAGCGCGCCGAGCTGTGCACCCAGGCCCTGCAGGGGCGGGGGTCCCTCAGGATGTAG